GAACTTCATCCTCATACTGATAGGCGCCGCGGATGAAGAGCATTTTGTCATCCCCGATTGGCGTCTCATAGAGGGCCGAGAAGAACAGGCTCATCGTGTGGATGCCTGCAGGCTGTGTACCCGACAGGTCGACCGTTGCCTGGGCGCCGGTCTCGTCAACGCCGTTGGCGCCAACGAAGCTGTCATAGACAGGGTCGAGGAACGTGCCTGAGAAGGTCAGTGTCAGCGGATCAATTGGCTGGAACGTGGCGTCGATTTCGATACCTGTTGTCGATTGTTCACCCGCATTGGTCAGGCCAAAGCCAGTCCCTGTGAAGATCACCGACTGGAAGCCGTCAATCGTCTGGTCAAAGACCGTGACATTCAGTGAGCCGCGGTCAAACTGCGCTTTCATGCCCAGTTCGTAGACCATCGATTCCTCAGGGCCGGCATACCGCGTGCCTGGCGACAGGTTGGGGACCAGAAGGCCCGCGCTGTCCAAAGCGGCGATGTCAGATGGGAACGGCTTGCTGTCACGGCTGAGGTTGAAGGACGAAGCCTTGAAGCCGGTTGCGACGCTACCATAGATGTTGATCCGCGGTGTCAGCTCATAGGCCAGACGGACCGTGTACGACACGTTGTCGTCCTTGGTCTTGCCGTCTTCGACTTCGTTCGGGAACGCAACGAATGGCGGCAGGAACTGGAACGGCTGAAGTGTCAGCAGCGGGTTACAGGCTGGTGGCGGGTTTGACGCAGAGCAGGGGACGGAGTCGACGGCGCTTGCAAACGCCGAAGCGCCAGCCAGAACCGCAGCCTGCGTGCCCGGCATCAAGCCTTCGACAAGCGCGATGTTGGAGGGGGTAGCCACGAAGCCGGTGGCGTCGAAGAAGGCCTGAGCAAATGCCTGCTGCGTGATCAGGCCATTGCCGACCTGCTCCAGATCAAGGGATGCGAACACGTCGTCATTGATCGTGTACCCCTGAACGCGCTTTTCGTCCTCGGTATAGTTCAGGCCGACAGTCGCGGTCAGGCGATCGGTCAATTCATAGTCTGCCTGCGCGAACACGGACCAGCTGTCATTCTCCTGATCGAGAAACTCGCGGCTGCCTGTATTCGGCGCGAAGAAGGTCCCGTTCGGCAGGCTCAGCGCAGCTTCGAGCTGGTCGAGGGCGCCGGGCTGACCGAGCGAGATCGCAAGAACATCGCCATAATCGCGGAACTGATTGCCGAAGATGACATTCGATTTGTTTTCGACCTGCTCATCGAAGAGGTAGGCGCCGACCATCCAGTCGAGACGCTCATTACCTTTCGAGGTCAGACGAAATTCCTGCGTCACCGTGTCGACATTCACATCGTTCAGGTTCGACGCAATCAGGAACGCATCGGTGAAGTCGACGTCGCCGTTCGATTTGACCGACTGCTCACGATAGGAGGTGATCGACGTGAAATCGGCAAAGCCCCAATCGGCGTCGAGATGGGCAGAGGTCCCCCAGTTTTCGACTTCGTTGGTGGGCTGGATGTCCAGCATCGTTTCATAGGAATATGGGTCGGAGCTGACCGTGCCGCCCACGGCGCGGATCGCATTGCCGGTCGGGCCGTCAAACAGGTTCGGCGCATAGCAGCAGTCTTCGTCGAGGCGATCGAGATCGGCGATGATCCGCAGGCTGACTTCAGGTACAGGCTCATACAGGTATTGCGCGCGAACGGCCCAGCGATTGCGCTCGTTCAGGTCCTCGCCAAGATAGGTATTTTCGGCATACCCATCGCGCTTGTGCATCGTGCCTGAGAGGCTGAACGCCGAGGTGTCGTTGATCGGGCCGGTGATCAGACCCTTGAGGATCCGCTGATTTTCATTGCCGAGCGTCGCCTCGAGCGAGCCGCCCAGCGTGAATTGTGGCTCGGCGGTCACGAAGCTGATGACGCCAGCAGAGGCGTTCTTGCCGAACAGCGTGCTTTGCGGACCGCGCAGGACTTCAACCCGCTGCAGGTCAGGAAGATCGGAAATCGAGGCAGCGGAACGGCTGCGATACACGCCATCAATAAAGACGCCGACGGAAGGTTCGATGCCGACATTGTTCGCGCCATTACCGAAGCCGCGGATAATGAAGGTGGTGTTGCCGGAGCGTTCAAGCTGAGAGACGCGCAGGGAAGGGACGACGGACTGCAGGTCCATCAGATCGTTGATCTGGGCCTGCTCGATCACTTCGTCATCGACGACGCTGACGGCGACCGGCACTTCTTGCAGGGTCTGCTCACGCTTGGTCGCCGTGACGGTGATGACATCTTCATCCATGTCATCCTGGGCCAGAGCCGGCGCAGCAAAAGCAGTCGTCATTGCCAGGGACGTGCCCAGCATCAGAAATTTTTTCATCGTGTTTCCTTCCCTCAATTTTTACTGGCCGGCCCGACAAGAACCCGGCGCCGGCGTAAAAATCGTTTTGAGCTAAATGCTAGAGCGGTCATTTGTTTCAAGGCAAGCAAGCTTGGTTGGCGATCGGGATTATTCGTGAAGCGTGTAGCCGCGTGGCCACACAAAACATTTTGTCGGGAATATACACAACTGTTGTGGAGCGCCCGGAACGGCCACTCTAATGTCTGGCGTAATACAGATTAGTGGTAAATAGAGTGTAACAGCGCATCTTAAGCCATTTCTGTAGCTGAAACGACTTCATGTTGCTGCGTTGCAGCAATTTTTGCTTCCGCGCTTCTGTATTCTGGTCAGAAAAAGTTTGATCTACAATGTTAGGGCTAACATTGGCAGGGGTCGTCTTTAGTGCTGGAGACCCAGATCGATCCGGTGACGAACCTTGCGATCGTCCAGCGTGTACGGCGCATCGGAAAGGGGGGCCGCAGCCTCATATGACAGGGTCAAACCACCCTTGATGGCGATGCGCAGTCCGGCGCCGGCGGAGTAGAGTGTTTTGCCGTCGGCGGACAGACCGGCGCCGTCATTCCAGGTCGCGCCCATATCGCCGTAGAGATAGGGCTCAACGCGCCGGACGAGATCCCCGCCCTGTATTGGCCGGGCGACTTCCACAAAGGCGGCGGCGCCATGGTCACCCATCACTTCACCAAAATCATAACCGCGACCGAACCGACCGCCGCCGACGCCGAACTCCTCAGCGAACAGGAGGGGGCCTGACGCGCGCTGCCCGCTGGCGCCAAAGCGCGCAATGTAGGAGCCGACAGGCTGGGCGAAGGTCACGTCCCCCTGCACGCGGCTGAAGACGGCATCGCCATCGGGACGGGACTGGCCGCCGGCATCCCAGATATCGATGCCCTGGCTGACGCTAGTCTCTGCCGCGATGATGCCGCCTGAGGTCAGCTTGACCCGGGCCGACAGCGCAGCCTGCAGTATCCGCAGGCGATCCTCATAAAGGGTCAGGCCGTCTTCCCGTTCGGCGGAATTGGCATATTCGATGCTCGCCCGGCCATCAATGCGCACGCCGTCGCGGCGAAGAAGCGGTCTCTCCACACCAAGGATGACGCGGTTCAGATCGCCGTCCACATCACGGTCGTTCAACTGGCTAGCCGGGGAGGAGTTGGACCACGCCCACTCCAGATAACTTCTTGCGGCATTGGAGAACGGCGCTGTCTGATAGCGGGCCCGCACGAAGGCGAGTTCACCGGCAGCCTGAGGCCGCGTCAGATAGCCGACCGACAACTGGTCCCCAGCCGTGACCATCGAATTGATGTCGCCACCGACGAAGGCCTTGTAGGGTTTGTCCCGCCGGCTGCCTCGATTGGACAGAAGCGCACGTGCCGCGAACCGGTCCATGGTCGCGTCAACGACCAGCACATATTCGTCGCCCGCCACGCGTTGCGGCGCGATCTTGCGAACGGTCAGGCCGGGTATGTCGTCAAGCATGGCGACCGCGCTGTAAAACGTTTCGTCACGAAGCGGCCGTTCCTGCAGGGCTTTGCGGAAGACGCGGCGCAGGACCTTCTGGGCGGAAGGCTCGGCATCAATCGTGCTAATATACCCTTCGGACATCGACACGGTGACTTTGCCGTTGGTGAGGTCCTGGCGCGGAATTTCTGCCACGCACAAAATCAGTCCCTGTTTTTGGCAATCGACCGATAATTGATTGGCGAGGCCCTGCAGGTCATTAATTGTAATATCATTGGGCTGTAAAGCATAGGTCGCCGTGTCGTCCCCAATTGGAACGTAGCGAGATGCACCTGTCACTTCGATGACCAACCCGCGCGACGTGTGGGCCGGCAGCATGACCGCCAATGTCAGCGCCAGAAGTATTCTGAGTATGAAACGCACCTATCACCAATCCTGCCCGGTTGAGGACATGGTTTACACAGAACAATGTAAATATCGCGTTGCGCGTCATGGATAATTTGATCTGTCAAATGTGAGGTAATGTCTAACAGGAGCGCTAATAAATCGTCGGTAGGTTCCGGGTTCGAGTTATTCAACCAATAAGGCACCGCCATGTCGTTTTTCGTACGCATCCTGACACTTTTCATTGCCATGGCAGCGATGACAGTATCTCACGCAGCTGAGGCAGAACGTTGGCGGCTGGTCGAATCATCGGGACGCGTTGAGATCAACGGCACAACCGTCTCGAATGGTGCAACACCGACTTTCGCCAATGGCTGGATTGCCACGTCGAAAGATGGCAGCGCGGTCATCATGCGCGGGGAGCAGCGGATCGCGCTCGGGCCCAATGCGCGTCTGTCCGTTTCCAGCCGCAGCGGGAATGGCTTCACGAATGTGACGCAGGAAGAAGGGCAGGCCAGCTACAAGGTCGACCGCCGCAAGCAGAAGCATTTTGAAGTCCGCACGCGCCAGGTGGCTGCCGTTGTGAAAGGGACAGAATTCACCGTCTCGGCTTCGGGCGATAATCACTCCGTCCAGGTGGACAGTGGTCTCGTTGAGGTGACCTCGCTGTCCACGGGCATGCAGGAAATGGTCTCCAAGGGCCGGATGGCATCGGTGACACGCCAGGGCCGCCTTGAAGTGGTCGCTGTTGCGACACCCGCCGCTGCGTCTTCGGGCAACGTCTCTGCGCCTGCGAAAGGTCGCGACGAGAAGGCCGACGATGCGGCTGATGATCAGGGTGATGATGGTGCCGCCATGGGTGACGACGGGTCATCAGGTGACCCGCTGCCCGGCAATGACAATCAGGATCAGCCTGTGCGTGGCGTCACAGCCTCGGGCAATAGTCAGAAAGATGACAAGGACGACGATTCCGCATCGGATGAGAACGGAGCCTCAGATGATGACGGCGGTGACGATACCGGTACGGATGACGGTGGTGATGACACCGCGTCAAACAACAATGGCAACGGTAATGGCGCAGCCAACGGTAATGGTAACGGCAACGGGAACGGCAACAATTCGTCCAATGGCAACGGATCGTCCAACGGTAACGGCACTGGGTCGGGGTCCGAAGAGGACGGCGATGACGATACCGGTACGGACGATGACGGTGATGACACCGCGTCGAACAGCAATGGCAACGGTAATGGCGCAGCCAACGGCAACGGCGATGCCGCCTCAAACGGCAGTGGAAATGGGGCACCGAACGGCAATGGCGATGCCGCTTCAAACGGCAGCGGTAACGGCACGACCAACGGCAATGGCGACGCGGCTTCAAACGGTAGCGGTAATGGCACGACCAACGGCAATGGCGACGCAGCCGCAAACGGTAGTGGCAATGGCGCAGCCAACGGCAATGGCGATGCCGCTACGAATGGTAGCGGGAATGGTGCGGCGAACGGTAGCGGCAATGCGGCAGCCGGTGGAAACGGAAATGCCGCTGGGTCCGGAAACAGCAATGGCGACAATACGTCGTCGGACAATACGGGCATTGATGAAAACAATGTCGTGAATGGCAAGGACAATGTCTACGAGGGTGTGAACAACACAATTGCCGGTGACGCAAATACACTCTCAGGCAATGACAACAGTCTGATTGGTAACGAGAACACGATCTATGGCGATGCGAACACGCTCAACGGTGAGAAGAACAAGCTGACCGGCGACACCAATGAGGTTCAGGGAAAGAGCAATCTGATTGCCGGTGCGTCAAATGCGGTTCTTGGTGATGACAATGTCGTCACAGGCGACTTCAACGAGGTGCAAGGCAAAACGAACGAATTCGCGGGCGACCAGAACTATGCAGAGGGCGACGATAATATCATTGTCGGCAATACGAACCGTGTGGTCGGTAACGAGAACGTGGTGACGGCCTACACGGCTGCGGATCAGACCATCGAGCTTTCAACCGAGAACAGCATTTTTGGTGATAAGAACGAGATTTCTGGATCCAGCAATAACGTGTTCGGCAACAATGGCGTCATCTCAGGCAGTCTGAATTTTCTGTCCGGCAATGATATCGAAATCGTCGGGTACTCGAACCGGGTCTATGGCGACAAGAACCAGGTCGTCGGCGACAACAACTCGATCGGTACCTCTTTCGTCGGCTACAATGGCAACGACATCCGCGGGGTCTGGAACAATATTCAGGGCCGGGACAATGCGGTTGAGGGCGATTTCAACGCGGTCATCGGCGACTCGAATGAAATCATTGGCAGCAACAATACGGTGACGGGTGATGCCAACGATATCCTCGGTGATCGGAATGTCATCGATGGTTCCAGGAACAAGGTCACTGGCGATGACAATGATCTGATCGGCAGCTCGAATACTGTGTCTGGGGACGGCCATGTGGTCGTTGGTAACAAGCAGAAGATCAAGGACTGACCATGGGGGGGGCGCGGACATTTTGGGGGAGATTGCGGCCCTATCGCCTGACAGTCGTCTACGCGTTAGTTGCTGTCTTTCTGACGGTTCAGTTCAATCATGTTGGACTGATCCGGTCATTCAACAACGCCATCACGGCGGCGCGGTTCGCGCTGACCCCGCAGCAGGTTGGCGGCAGTGATTCCGTTGTCATCGCAATCGACAGCGAAAGCTTGCAGGTCGATCGCGAATGGCCCTGGGATCGGACGCGCTACGCGGAACTCGTCACGGCACTGAATGAAGCGGGCGCTCGCCAGATTGCGTTCGACATCGATTTCAGCTCGCCGGGCAGAGGAGACGCGGCTTTCGCTGCGGCGCTCGAGGCGTCTGCCATTCCGGTCTACCTTGCCTCCTTCCGCCAGCCGATCGAAAGTGCGCCCGGTGTCGTTGCCGAGATGCAGCCGACGGAAATTCTTCGGCAGCACGCTCTTCTCGCCTCTACGACCTTTCCGGTGGACGAGGACGGTCTGGTCCGGCGGATGAACGGGGGAGAGATGTTCTCCGATGGCCTCGTCCCCAACCTTGCCTATGCGCTGGCTGGTGAGCCCGCGCATGTTGAGCAGTCCATCCTGAACGCCTCGATCGACGTGAGCCAGGTGGAGACGATCTCGTTCTTCGACGCTCTCACCATGCGCGACCTGCGTGACAAGGTGAACGGCAAGACGGTCTTTATCGGCGCGACCGCGATTGAGCTTGGCGATGAATTCGTGTTGCCCGTACTGGGCTTGCGCAGCGGCATCTATCTGAACGTCATGGCGTATGAGACCGCCGCGTCCCACACTGAACTTGACTATATGCCGCTTGGCGCGACCTTGTTCCTCGTTGTTCTGGCTGTGCTGGCATCAATGGTACCCATGGCGCGGATAGGCGTCATGAATTATACGCTCCTGAATGTCGGGACATTTGTCGGTGTTGCGCTGCTGGGTTACGGCACGCAAAGATTTGCTGGCCTTGTCGCCGATGTGGCCCCTGTGCATATCGTCACAATCATTGGTGTGCTGATGATGCTCGCCAAGTCAGCGGACCAGTACGCTGCGGCGCTTTTCCGGTCGACCATGAACACGCGCAAGCATGCGATGCTGCTCGACGCGATGATGGCGTCGAACCACGACGGCATCCTGACAATCAACCGGTTCGGTGAAGTGGAAAGCTGTAACGTTCGGGGCGCTGAGCTTCTGGGCTTCGAGATGTCCGATGTCCTGAACCGAAGCCTCGCTGATATCCTTCCGCGCATGCATGCGCTTATCAATCAGCGCGAATGCAACCCGTTTGAGCTCGAGATCGACCGCCGGGAAGGCGGGGTGGTGGATGTCTCCTACACTTATGTGGACCTGCCCATTGCATCGTCGCGCTATGAGACGCGGAAAGAGGCACGGCAGATCCTCCTCATCACGCTGCATGACCTGACGCAGCACAAGGCGCTGGAGATCGCCGAGCGTCAGGCAAAGGAATCCCACGAGCGGGCTTCTGCTGCAAAATCGGCTCTGATCAGCACAATGAGCCATGAGCTGAAAACGCCGCTCAATTCGGTCATCGGCTTCGGCGACCTCATTGCGAGCGAAGCGCTGGGCAAGCACGAAGTTGCCGAATATGCCGAGTTCGGTCAGATGATCAGTACCAGCGGCAAGCAGCTCCTCAACGTTGTCACCGATATGCTGATGGCCGGTCGCCTGCAGTCGGGTGAGACCAAGCCGTCCTTGCAGATCTATTCTCTAGTGGATGTGGGCAAAGCGGCCCTGTCGGCCGCCAAGCTGCGTCAATCCTGGTGTGACCCCGAGGTCGAGATCGATATGTCCGCTATCCGTGTGCGAACGGACAAGCAGCTCCTGACGGTCGCGCTGGAACATCTGCTGGATAATGCTGCCAAGTTCGGCGGTAAGGACGGCAAGATTACGGTCAAGGCAGAGGCGCATGAAGGGCAACTGTCAATCAGTGTGACCGATGAGGGTCCGGGTATCGCCGAGGAAGAACTGTGCTCCGTGACACAGATGTTCTACCAGGCCGATCGCTCTCGCGCCCGGACCGCAGAAGGCTGCGGCCTTGGGCTCTTCCTTGCTGAGCAAGCAGCCCAGGTGTGTGGCGGGTTCCTGCGTCTGCGTAATCTTGAAAAAGGTCTTTGTGCGGAAATCGTACTGCCGGCCCCTATTGAGGCAGCAGTACCCCAGAAGGCGGTGGCTTAACCACCAAGCAGGATCAGGGTGTTGTTGCCGTTGGTAATCCCCGCCTGCAGTGCATAGAGATGGTCAAGGAGGTTCAGCGTCGCCTTGGCCGTGAAGCACGTGTCGTCGATATAGAACCAGTGATCGCGATACTCGACGGCGACAGCCGCGGATGACGGCTTGTTCTTGGCGACCATCACGGCAAAATAGCCGCCCGTCACATCCTCCCAGCCGCCCGGCGCGCGACAGGGCTCACCAAGGCCGTTTTCGGCCTGCTCGGTGATCGATACGATTGACGCATGCTCGTCGGGAATGTGCACGGTCTGGGACAGGGCGGACATGACACTCATCAGTGACCGTCCGTGAACGGCAAAATCACCCACTCGGTTCCCGCGGGTGGTAATTTCCGCCACATAGCGGTCACCCGACATGGGCTCGACCCGGGCGGCCCAGTTCTCCGTCAGATAATTGGCCAGCAGCTCACCCTCGGTCGGGTAGCGGCGCCATTTCAGAATGACCCGTGGGCCCTGGCCGGGCTCTTCAGGGTCGATGACCTGAATCATCAGGGCATTCTTCTCTTGCAGACGCCGCATCAGATTGGCGAGGTGCCGGAAGCGGCCATTGTCGGGCATCTTTTCCGGCGTCGGGCCGGCGGCGGTCCGCGCATTGTCGAGGTCGCCCATCCGCGCCACACAGCACAGCATCAGGTGTTCGACGTTCCAGCCGGACTGGCTGAGCAGGAAGATAGAGGCGGGGGGCAGGGGCTGCAGCAGCTGCTCTGCATAGCTTTTCCCGCGAAGGGTCGAATAGACCATCGTCGGTGAGCTGGAGAGGTTTGGCCCGAACGAGCCGTTCAGTGAGCCAATGGCCGGTGCGCCGGTCAGGTTGAGATTAGAAGACACGCGCCCGTCATAGGAAATGCGGTCCGACGTTGTCAGGCGCTCCAGGTCCACGAAAGACACGGGATCGTTATAGCGAAGGCGCACGATGTTCAGCAGCAACTGCTCCTGACGGGCAGTCGAAACGGCTTCAGAGTAGGTGAGCGTGTCCATCGCCACGGGCGCTGGGGGGCGGGCAATCTGCACACAGCCGTTAAGCGCGATGGCGCTGGCCATTGTCGAAAATACCTTCAGCCCTGCTCGCTGCGCCATGCCCACCTGTCTCGTCAGTCCCACTTCACTCGTACCATCGTCATGGATGATGAACAATTTAAACCACGTCAACAGTTTGGCAGATTATTGCCGCCGGAGATGGCTCCTCGTTTTTAAGGCAGGGTTGCCGGTGTGGCTGCCCCGGGCTCTGGCAATATCGGGGGGGGGTAAGTAGGCTCGTCGCACGTGATGATCTTGAGGGTGGGGAGATGGCATTCAGCCCGCGTTGGTTTGTTTAGGCGATGATCGGGATCATGCTGACATTGGGTCTGGCGCCCCGCGCCATGGCCGCCGAACCGCCTCAGGACTTTACAGACGATAGGCCTATTGTCGTGCCGACCGATGAAGGCGGCCAGGTCGGCCTGTCGTCAGGAGGCGCGTCGGCACATCATCTCATGCGCCAATGTCACCGATTATCAGAATTAGGAAATGACGGGCTGTCCGGACGTCATCCGGTGCGACACGCGGCATCCAAAAAGCGTGACTTCGAGATTGAAAAGGTGATCGAACGTGCATGCTCGGGGCGGTAGGCGACAGCGCTGATGAAAGCTGGCGGACAGGAAGGGATTCGAACCCTCGAGACGGTTCAACCCGCCTACTCCCTTAGCAGGGCGTATATCAAATAAATCAATAGTTTAGCAGGATTATGGGCGCTGAAATATCGCCGGAATATCGCCAAAGTCTCACAGTTCTGCAGGACAGAAACGGGGGGATTCCTTACTGTTCTGCATTCGGGCTCGGCACAATCGCCAGCCCTTCCGCCTTCAGGCACTCGAACAGCCGCCTTGCGACGGCCTGTTCGGCGACAATATCACCAGACCGCGCAGCACTTAGCGGACCATGATCTGAAGCGAAGGCGATTGCCGCATTCCGGATTGCCAGAACTCGCTGTTCGGGGGTCATCGGGCCTATTCTTTCGCTTCTGCGCAGGCGCAAGTGTTGTCCGTTCCGCACCACACGCCGATCGCTTGTCCGACCGCTGTTAGCGCCCATGTGCGATTCGCGATTTCCGCCATCTCGGTTTCTTCACCGATGGCGAACGCCTGGCGCTCGTCATCGGTCAACTTTTGCAGATCCTGCTCGGCGTTGATGGCCTCGGGAATGCTAAGGCCGAGCCGATACGCCTTGTGACCGGCGCGACCGCCACCATCGTGCATGATGGTTTCCATCACGTCGAATATCGCCGGGTAGTTCCGAGCGGTGATGAGCATCGGGGCTATCCTTTCGCTTTCTTCTTGTTTTCCAGCACCACAAAATCAGCCGTTATACAGCCATCCTCGTTAGTGCTGATTTTCTCAAGAAACGTCGTGGTGGACCCGCCATGCTCGCGCGCGATTGCGTTCATCAGTTTGGCAAAATCAACCAGGCCGCTGCCGATAACCTTTGCCGGGATCATCTGACCGGAGTTCGGAAACCACGTAATCGTGATGTGGCTTTCTGGATTAATCATCGACACGAGGGAAACGTCCATCTCATGATCGCATTTTGGACAGGACACGTGCGTCATCGGGCCTTACCTTTCGTTTTGAATGTCGAAATCGCGGGCATAGTCGAGGGTGTCGATCCGGTTGCTGCAGCAGTGGTGGTCACGCCAGCGTCGCCACGGCATTCGGCTTTTGCGAAACCGGGCGGCATTCGGTGGACGCGGGCCTCGCGGCCCTCCACAATATCCGTCGGAACAAGATGCGGAAGCCCTTTCAGCCAAAGGCACACGCGTTTCACTTCACCCTGCCCAAACTGCCACGGCTGCACTGACTGGCTGAAATCCGCGCCGATAACCTGTTTTGCATATCGGTGCATCACGGGGTTTTCGATCGCGATGCGTGGAATGTCAGCCTGCCATAAATCACGGAAGAGCACCGCGCCGTCGATCATTGCGGCCCAGCGCTCAGGGCGATCATGGAGCCAGCGCACACCGGCGTTGGTAAGGAAGGTACAGGGCGGATGGGCGATCATCAGATCCCAGCCGTCATCCAGCACATCCCTGACATCGCCCTGATAGTGCGCGCCTGCCGTTTCGCTCGCTCGAAGATCGCAGGACATTGCGTCATGGCCCGCATCCGTAAAAGCGTCGCGAACAATGCCGGAAAATTCGCAGGCGACAAGAACGCGCATCAGGCTTTTCCATACGCGGCGGTCAAATACACATCAGAGTGCGTTTTATGGCCTGCATTGTAGACGTCCAAGGCTTCCGGGTTTGGATGCGTTTTTCCATCGGCGCTGATGAGACCCTTAGCAGCGCGCTTGTCGGCGACCGCCTGCATTTTCGCCGCAAGATCGGATGGGAGATTTGCGTCGGCAGTGAAATCGAATGGTTTCACTTGGGTCATAGTCTTCTCCAATATTTGCGCCGTCCCGGTGACTCCCGCTACGGCAAAACCTGTGCTTAACCGCAATATGGCAAACGCTGTGACATATTGCAAGATGAGAACAGGCGTGCCATATGCGTTTTTGTGTTGTTTGGTCCGATGGGATGGGTCGCCTCGCGCCGGTCAGGCAGAGAGAGCGATTTGCAGACCTTGGCGTGATCGAGCGAAACATCGTCGAAGACTGGGGCGACCTGCCGCCCCTTCGCTCGGGAGATATGGTGACGGTATGCACACCCTTGGCGCTTGCCCCGGACGTGATGACGCTGACCTTGCGGTATCGCGGGGTCATGCGCGCGAATGGCGCCATCGAAATCGACGGGATCGGATCATTCGCCGACTGGGACAGTTTTCCGGAGGCGCTGGAAGCCTACGAAACGGCACGCCGTCGTCGGCAGACCGCCAATGCCAGGGCGAAAGCCAAGCC
This genomic stretch from Parvularcula sp. LCG005 harbors:
- a CDS encoding ShlB/FhaC/HecB family hemolysin secretion/activation protein, which translates into the protein MLPAHTSRGLVIEVTGASRYVPIGDDTATYALQPNDITINDLQGLANQLSVDCQKQGLILCVAEIPRQDLTNGKVTVSMSEGYISTIDAEPSAQKVLRRVFRKALQERPLRDETFYSAVAMLDDIPGLTVRKIAPQRVAGDEYVLVVDATMDRFAARALLSNRGSRRDKPYKAFVGGDINSMVTAGDQLSVGYLTRPQAAGELAFVRARYQTAPFSNAARSYLEWAWSNSSPASQLNDRDVDGDLNRVILGVERPLLRRDGVRIDGRASIEYANSAEREDGLTLYEDRLRILQAALSARVKLTSGGIIAAETSVSQGIDIWDAGGQSRPDGDAVFSRVQGDVTFAQPVGSYIARFGASGQRASGPLLFAEEFGVGGGRFGRGYDFGEVMGDHGAAAFVEVARPIQGGDLVRRVEPYLYGDMGATWNDGAGLSADGKTLYSAGAGLRIAIKGGLTLSYEAAAPLSDAPYTLDDRKVRHRIDLGLQH
- a CDS encoding CHASE2 domain-containing protein gives rise to the protein MRPYRLTVVYALVAVFLTVQFNHVGLIRSFNNAITAARFALTPQQVGGSDSVVIAIDSESLQVDREWPWDRTRYAELVTALNEAGARQIAFDIDFSSPGRGDAAFAAALEASAIPVYLASFRQPIESAPGVVAEMQPTEILRQHALLASTTFPVDEDGLVRRMNGGEMFSDGLVPNLAYALAGEPAHVEQSILNASIDVSQVETISFFDALTMRDLRDKVNGKTVFIGATAIELGDEFVLPVLGLRSGIYLNVMAYETAASHTELDYMPLGATLFLVVLAVLASMVPMARIGVMNYTLLNVGTFVGVALLGYGTQRFAGLVADVAPVHIVTIIGVLMMLAKSADQYAAALFRSTMNTRKHAMLLDAMMASNHDGILTINRFGEVESCNVRGAELLGFEMSDVLNRSLADILPRMHALINQRECNPFELEIDRREGGVVDVSYTYVDLPIASSRYETRKEARQILLITLHDLTQHKALEIAERQAKESHERASAAKSALISTMSHELKTPLNSVIGFGDLIASEALGKHEVAEYAEFGQMISTSGKQLLNVVTDMLMAGRLQSGETKPSLQIYSLVDVGKAALSAAKLRQSWCDPEVEIDMSAIRVRTDKQLLTVALEHLLDNAAKFGGKDGKITVKAEAHEGQLSISVTDEGPGIAEEELCSVTQMFYQADRSRARTAEGCGLGLFLAEQAAQVCGGFLRLRNLEKGLCAEIVLPAPIEAAVPQKAVA
- a CDS encoding FecR domain-containing protein → MSFFVRILTLFIAMAAMTVSHAAEAERWRLVESSGRVEINGTTVSNGATPTFANGWIATSKDGSAVIMRGEQRIALGPNARLSVSSRSGNGFTNVTQEEGQASYKVDRRKQKHFEVRTRQVAAVVKGTEFTVSASGDNHSVQVDSGLVEVTSLSTGMQEMVSKGRMASVTRQGRLEVVAVATPAAASSGNVSAPAKGRDEKADDAADDQGDDGAAMGDDGSSGDPLPGNDNQDQPVRGVTASGNSQKDDKDDDSASDENGASDDDGGDDTGTDDGGDDTASNNNGNGNGAANGNGNGNGNGNNSSNGNGSSNGNGTGSGSEEDGDDDTGTDDDGDDTASNSNGNGNGAANGNGDAASNGSGNGAPNGNGDAASNGSGNGTTNGNGDAASNGSGNGTTNGNGDAAANGSGNGAANGNGDAATNGSGNGAANGSGNAAAGGNGNAAGSGNSNGDNTSSDNTGIDENNVVNGKDNVYEGVNNTIAGDANTLSGNDNSLIGNENTIYGDANTLNGEKNKLTGDTNEVQGKSNLIAGASNAVLGDDNVVTGDFNEVQGKTNEFAGDQNYAEGDDNIIVGNTNRVVGNENVVTAYTAADQTIELSTENSIFGDKNEISGSSNNVFGNNGVISGSLNFLSGNDIEIVGYSNRVYGDKNQVVGDNNSIGTSFVGYNGNDIRGVWNNIQGRDNAVEGDFNAVIGDSNEIIGSNNTVTGDANDILGDRNVIDGSRNKVTGDDNDLIGSSNTVSGDGHVVVGNKQKIKD
- a CDS encoding TonB-dependent receptor — translated: MKKFLMLGTSLAMTTAFAAPALAQDDMDEDVITVTATKREQTLQEVPVAVSVVDDEVIEQAQINDLMDLQSVVPSLRVSQLERSGNTTFIIRGFGNGANNVGIEPSVGVFIDGVYRSRSAASISDLPDLQRVEVLRGPQSTLFGKNASAGVISFVTAEPQFTLGGSLEATLGNENQRILKGLITGPINDTSAFSLSGTMHKRDGYAENTYLGEDLNERNRWAVRAQYLYEPVPEVSLRIIADLDRLDEDCCYAPNLFDGPTGNAIRAVGGTVSSDPYSYETMLDIQPTNEVENWGTSAHLDADWGFADFTSITSYREQSVKSNGDVDFTDAFLIASNLNDVNVDTVTQEFRLTSKGNERLDWMVGAYLFDEQVENKSNVIFGNQFRDYGDVLAISLGQPGALDQLEAALSLPNGTFFAPNTGSREFLDQENDSWSVFAQADYELTDRLTATVGLNYTEDEKRVQGYTINDDVFASLDLEQVGNGLITQQAFAQAFFDATGFVATPSNIALVEGLMPGTQAAVLAGASAFASAVDSVPCSASNPPPACNPLLTLQPFQFLPPFVAFPNEVEDGKTKDDNVSYTVRLAYELTPRINIYGSVATGFKASSFNLSRDSKPFPSDIAALDSAGLLVPNLSPGTRYAGPEESMVYELGMKAQFDRGSLNVTVFDQTIDGFQSVIFTGTGFGLTNAGEQSTTGIEIDATFQPIDPLTLTFSGTFLDPVYDSFVGANGVDETGAQATVDLSGTQPAGIHTMSLFFSALYETPIGDDKMLFIRGAYQYEDEVQVVENVPASVASREVNLLNGSVGINWDNGVRAFVWGRNLTDEQFYQSAFPTTAQNGSYNGYPNQPRSYGVTLRKEW